In Caretta caretta isolate rCarCar2 chromosome 4, rCarCar1.hap1, whole genome shotgun sequence, one genomic interval encodes:
- the LOC125635290 gene encoding myb/SANT-like DNA-binding domain-containing protein 7: MQSSSAQVTMMESQNRKRAPAWTEREVRDLIAVWGEESVLSELRSSFRNAKTFVKISQGMKDRGHNRDPKQCRVKLKELRQAYQKTREANSRSGSEPQTCRFYDELHAILGGSATTTPAVLFDSFNGDGGNTEVGFGDEEDDDDEVVDSSQQASGETGFPDSQELFLTLDLEPVPPEPTQGCLLDSAGGEGTSAACVSMITGSSPSQRLVKLRKKKKMHSR; encoded by the exons atgcagagctcatcagcacaggtgaccatgatggagtcccagaatcgcaaaagagctccagcatggaccgaacgggaggtacgggatctgattgctgtttggggagaggaatccgtgctatcagaactccgttccagttttcgaaatgccaaaacctttgtgaaaatctcccagggcatgaaggacagaggccataacagggacccgaagcagtgccgcgtgaaactgaaggagctgaggcaagcctaccagaaaaccagagaggcgaacagccgctctgggtcagagccccaaacatgccgcttctatgatgagctgcatgccattttagggggttcagccaccactaccccagccgtgttgtttgactccttcaatggagatggaggcaatacggaagtaggttttggggacgaagaagatgatgatgatgaggttgtagatagctcacagcaagcaagcggagaaaccggttttcccgacagccaggaactgtttctcaccctagacctggagccagtaccccccgaacccacccaaggctgcctcctggactcagcaggcggagaagggacctctg ctgcatgtgtttcaatgatcacaggatcttctccttcccagaggctagtgaagcttagaaagaaaaaaaaaatgcactcgcgatga